One Bacillota bacterium genomic window, CTCGCGCCGGCCAGGGTGATCATGGCCCGCAGCGCGCGAAAGGCGCGGATGTAATCGTCTTCCTGGTACCGCAGCGTCCGGGGCCCCGTACGTTGGACCCCCGGCATGAGCGAGGCGACGTCGGCCTGCCCGCTGTGAACCGTCGTCAGCTCCACGACGATGGGGGGCGGGAAGCGCAGGAGCTGGAACGGGTGTGGCCCTGCCGGACCCGGCGCAGCCGGGGTGCGCTGCGCTGCCAGCTCGGCAACGACGGCTCGGGCGGCCTCCTTGATGGCCTGCCGCGCCCGCCCCGGGTGCACGGAGCGCGCCGCGTAGCGGCTCGCCGCCTGCTTGACAGCCACCGTGCGGGCCCAAGGCAGCCACTCGGCGGCCTGGCGGCACGCCGCCTCGTCGCCGCTCACGAGCACCACCGGCACCCCGAAGTACCCGCACACGGCCGCGTTGACGGCGGTCTCGCCGACCACCCGGCCGTTGATGCGAACGTCCCACGCCGACCTGCTCGAATACGTGTGATCCAGGATGGCGGGAGCCGTGCCGGCTGCTGCGTGGTAGCCGATGAAGAAAGCCCCGTCGAACCCTTCCTGCACGCCCTCGACCATGCTCAGCGGCTTCGGCGTCCCCTGGATGAGGTCGGCGGCCGGATGGAGGAGTTCGGGGTCGACATTGGCCATGTAGTTGTGCGAGTCGTTGACCACGATACGGGTCGCGCCGGCCTCCAGGGCGCCCTCGATGGCGGCATTCACCTCCAGGGTCATCAGGCGGCGTACCTGCGGCCGCCACTCTCCCTCGTCCTGGCGCCAGCTAAACGTGCCCGCGATGCCTTCCATGTCCACCGAGATGTAAATGCGCATGCGCCCCAGGCTCCCATCCTGCGGTCACTCTCCTCATTGTATGGGAGTCCCGTTTCGGGCCGCAAGCAGCGGGCGGGATGCGAGCGGCAAACGGGATAGAGGAGGGCGGGAGAGGAGGCGGGGGCGCCGCGG contains:
- a CDS encoding M55 family metallopeptidase, giving the protein MRIYISVDMEGIAGTFSWRQDEGEWRPQVRRLMTLEVNAAIEGALEAGATRIVVNDSHNYMANVDPELLHPAADLIQGTPKPLSMVEGVQEGFDGAFFIGYHAAAGTAPAILDHTYSSRSAWDVRINGRVVGETAVNAAVCGYFGVPVVLVSGDEAACRQAAEWLPWARTVAVKQAASRYAARSVHPGRARQAIKEAARAVVAELAAQRTPAAPGPAGPHPFQLLRFPPPIVVELTTVHSGQADVASLMPGVQRTGPRTLRYQEDDYIRAFRALRAMITLAGASDS